In the genome of Populus alba chromosome 11, ASM523922v2, whole genome shotgun sequence, one region contains:
- the LOC140956096 gene encoding uncharacterized protein, with amino-acid sequence MEGLESFDKAAWTKDMLHIFCDICIKDWRIWNKLVSETGVGWNSEIGTIAASDEWWKQKIQAPSSGVPAGNGVDPGTSNADIVDDGLEEGSGDSEEDVNPDFQTDMTRMVGEINMSTNSNTKSSGKRKGRDHADVRCRKKKTSGIGVQLMTRCNHLLESMSTKSDSTSINLDRKGCSIPEVIAELHSIPGVSIKDDFHDFATGFLISRRKREMWASMGDKQQKLRWLQRMYA; translated from the exons ATGGAAGGTCTTGAATCTTTTGATAAGGCTGCTTGGACAAAAGACATGTTGCATATATTTTGTGATATATGCATTAAG GATTGGAGGATATGGAATAAGCTGGTTTCAGAAACCGGAGTTGGCTGGAATAGTGAAATAGGCACAATTGCAGCTAGCGATGAGTGGtggaaacaaaaaattcag GCTCCTTCATCAGGTGTACCTGCCGGCAATGGTGTTGATCCTGGTACAAGCAATGCCGACATTGTTGATGATGGTTTGGAAGAAGGCAGCGGTGATTCGGAGGAAGATGTCAATCCAGATTTCCAGACTGACATGACTCGAATGGTTGGAGAGATAAATATGTCAACCAACAGCAATACAAAAAGCagcggcaaaagaaaaggacgaGATCATGCCGATGTGCGAtgtagaaagaagaaaacatctgGAATTGGTGTTCAGCTGATGACAAGGTGCAATCATCTTCTTGAGAGTATGTCGACTAAGAGTGATTCGACGTCGATTAATTTGGATCGCAAAGGCTGTAGCATCCCCGAGGTGATAGCTGAGCTGCACTCAATTCCTGGAGTTTCAATTAAAGATGACTTCCACGACTTCGCTACAGGGTTTCTCATTtcaagaaggaaaagagaaatgtgGGCCAGTATGGGCGATAAGCAACAGAAGTTGAGATGGTTGCAGCGAATGTATGCATGA
- the LOC118031486 gene encoding uncharacterized protein has product MADPRFNDILNEDFNCNYDTIMNRIVDQINYPCEGSGASVDGAGDDSNGNDSDNSNDSDGMRWLTDVLKGHWKRSVNMFRMDAITFLSLCTDLETCYGLKPSRRMSVIEKVAMFLFTIAVGASNRQVQERFQHSGETVSRCFKEVLKSLRLFAVEIIKPVDPQFTSTPREIAMNPRFMPHIKNCVGAIDGTHVRACVPAANQIPFIGRKGKYYLVDAGYPNEYGYLGPYKGERYHFQEFRRRGQPSGRKEVFNRAHSSLRNVIERSFGVWKQRWKILQNMPAYPYKTQVEIVVASMALHNYIRRRSQDDAVFSEYDRNPNLIPDDFLPDNVQASAVQGS; this is encoded by the exons ATGGCTGATCCACGATTTAATGACATATTGAATGAAGATTTCAATTGTAATTATGATACTATAATGAACCGCATTGtagatcaaattaattatccttGTGAAGGTAGTGGTGCCTCAGTTGATGGTGCTGGAGATGACAGTAATGGAAACGATTCCGACAATAGTAATGACAGTGATG GGATGCGTTGGTTGACGGATGTTTTAAAAGGGCATTGGAAACGAAGTGTTAACATGTTCAGGATGGACGCAATCACTTTTTTGAGTTTGTGCACCGACTTGGAAACGTGCTATGGCTTAAAACCGTCAAGAAGAATGAGCGTTATTGAAAAGGTAGCAATGTTTCTATTTACAATAGCAGTTGGGGCGTCAAATAGACAAGTGCAGGAAAGATTCCAACATTCAGGTGAAACTGTTAGTCGATGTTTTAAAGAAGTGCTTAAATCACTACGTTTGTTTGCTGTGGAAATCATAAAACCAGTAGATCCACAATTTACGAGCACACCAAGAGAAATTGCTATGAATCCAAGATTTATGCCACATATCaag AATTGTGTCGGTGCAATTGATGGAACACATGTTCGTGCCTGCGTACCAGCTGcaaatcaaattccatttattggaagaaaag gaaaatactaTTTGGTTGATGCTGGATATCCAAACGAGTATGGATATTTGGGTCCCTACAAAGGCGAGAGGTATCACTTCCAAGAATTTAGACGTCGTGGACAACCAAGTGGTCGGAAAGAAGTGTTTAATCGTGCACACTCGTCACTACGTAACGTGATCGAACGTTCTTTTGGGGTATGGAAACAGAGGtggaaaattttgcaaaacatgcCTGCTTATCCATACAAAACACAAGTTGAGATTGTAGTTGCATCAATGGcactacataattatattagaaggagatcgcaagATGATGCAGTTTTTTCTGAGTATGATCGCAACCCCAATTTGATTCCAGATGACTTTTTGCCTGATAATGTTCAGGCTTCGGCCGTTCAAGGCTCGTAG
- the LOC118031279 gene encoding auxin response factor 3, protein MVGMIDLNTIEEDETTPSCGSLSSPSSSSAASALSASGSGSGSSTSSVCLELWHACAGPLISLPKRGSVVVYFPQGHLEQLPDLPLAVYDLPPHVFCRVVDVKLHAEAASDEVYAQVSLVPESEEIEQKLREGIFEGDGEEEDGEATVKMTTPHMFCKTLTASDTSTHGGFSVPRRAAEDCFPPLDYTQQRPSQELVAKDLHGSEWKFRHIYRGQPRRHLLTTGWSAFVNKKKLVSGDAVLFLRGEDGELRLGVRRAAQVKCGPTFPALWNHQLNQISPGDVANVISTRSVFHIYYNPRTSSSEFIIPFNKFFKSLDQSFSSGMRFKMRFETEDAAERRYTGIITGVNELDPARWPGSKWKCLLVRWDDTEANRLSRVSPWEVEPSGSGSFSSSNNFMAPGLKRSRSGLPSSKAEFPIPDGIGAPDFRESSRSQEVLQGQEIMSFNALYDVVDGQNQHPSEIRSCFPGSHSSGIAALGSGIRDSIATSNNSYKGIGFNESYRFHKVFQGQEIFPSSPYGRIPNANEARENCSLGFSDGVQRSSSRNGWSTMMQGYNTQIRPPAQVSSPSSVLMFQHASNLVPKPSSNFNFNDHVQQTATTRSWFCGPEMQGGDFKLSAHSEPIVKRDCQWSNSPFGLSHEHLQHGVSQPIVAQSAFRGSQDLVSCKSSCRLFGFSLTEDKCLVNKEDNMTLITSPLNPGSSFLPRPGEHFHPKPPAINNAVGSGCTEAILQPRAENYRIY, encoded by the exons ATGGTGGGTATGATAGATCTCAACactattgaagaagatgaaactACACCGTCTTGTGGGTCTTTATCTTCCCCATCATCATCCTCCGCTGCTTCTGCTTTGAGTGCTTCTGGTTCTGGCTCTGGTTCTAGTACCTCTTCCGTTTGTTTGGAGCTTTGGCATGCTTGTGCTGGCCCACTAATATCTTTGCCAAAGAGAGGGAGTGTTGTTGTGTATTTCCCTCAAGGCCACTTGGAACAACTCCCTGATTTGCCTCTTGCAGTTTATGATCTCCCTCCTCATGTCTTCTGTCGAGTTGTTGATGTCAAGCTCCAT GCCGAGGCAGCAAGTGATGAGGTGTATGCACAGGTCTCCCTGGTTCCTGAGAGTGAG GAAATTGAGCAGAAGTTGAGGGAGGGGATATTTGAGGGGGATGGTGAAGAGGAGGATGGTGAAGCCACTGTGAAGATGACAACACCCCATATGTTCTGTAAGACCTTAACTGCTTCTGACACTAGCACTCATGGAGGCTTTTCAGTCCCTCGTCGAGCTGCTGAGGACTGCTTCCCTCCTCTG GATTATACTCAACAAAGGCCTTCACAAGAGCTAGTGGCAAAGGATCTTCATGGCTCTGAGTGGAAATTTCGACATATCTACAGGG GTCAGCCACGGAGGCATTTGCTCACTACTGGATGGAGTGCGTTTGTCAATAAGAAAAAACTTGTCTCTGGGGATGCCGTACTCTTTCTCAG GGGTGAGGATGGGGAATTGAGACTGGGAGTTCGAAGAGCAGCACAAGTTAAATGTGGCCCTACATTTCCAGCTCTATGGAATCATCAGCTGAATCAGATCTCTCCTGGGGATGTAGCTAATGTTATTTCTACTAGAAGTGTTTTCCACATTTACTACAATCCAAG GACCAGCTCATCAGAGTTCATAATAccttttaataaattctttaagAGCCTTGATCAATCCTTCTCTTCTGGAATGAGATTCAAAATGCGTTTTGAAACAGAAGATGCAGCAGAGAGAAG ATACACTGGAATAATAACTGGAGTCAATGAGCTAGATCCTGCTAGATGGCCTGGTTCAAAATGGAAATGCCTGCTG GTAAGGTGGGATGATACGGAGGCTAACAGGCTCAGCAGGGTTTCTCCTTGGGAAGTCGAGCCTTCTGGCTCTGGTTCTTTTTCCAGTTCCAATAACTTTATGGCACCTGGTTTGAAGAGGAGCAGGTCTGGATTGCCTTCATCAAAGGCAGAATTTCCAATTCCTG ATGGGATCGGAGCACCGGACTTTAGGGAATCTTCAAGGTCCCAGGAGGTCTTGCAAGGTCAAGAAATTATGAGTTTTAATGCTCTTTATGATGTTGTTGATGGTCAGAATCAGCACCCATCTGAAATAAGGAGTTGTTTTCCTGGTTCCCATAGTTCTGGGATTGCTGCATTAGGAAGTGGTATCAGAGACTCGATTGCCACTTCAAATAATTCCTACAAGGGCATAGGCTTTAACGAATCTTATAGATTCCATAAGGTCTTTCAAGGTCAAGAAATTTTTCCAAGCTCACCATATGGAAGAATCCCAAATGCTAATGAGGCTCGTGAAAATTGTAGTCTTGGATTCTCTGATGGTGTCCAAAGGTCAAGCTCAAGAAACGGATGGTCTACAATGATGCAGGGTTATAATACTCAAATTCGACCTCCTGCACAAGTATCATCACCATCTTCGGTGTTAATGTTTCAGCATGCTAGCAATCTAGTTCCAAAGCCATCttccaattttaatttcaatgatCATGTGCAGCAGACAGCTACCACCCGAAGTTGGTTTTGTGGTCCTGAAATGCAGGGGGGAGATTTCAAGTTGTCTGCCCATTCTGAGCCCATTGTAAAAAGAGACTGCCAATGGAGCAATAGTCCTTTTGGTCTGTCCCATGAACATCTTCAACATGGCGTTTCACAACCTATTGTAGCTCAATCAGCCTTTAGGGGTAGTCAAGATCTGGTGTCGTGCAAAAGCAGCTGCAGACTCTTTGGTTTCTCATTGACTGAGGATAAATGCCTTGTTAATAAGGAGGACAATATGACCTTAATAACATCTCCATTGAATCCTGGATCCTCCTTTCTGCCTCGCCCTGGAGAGCACTTCCATCCAAAGCCTCCAGCAATAAATAATGCAGTTGGGAGCGGTTGTACCGAA GCAATTCTGCAACCCCGTGCTGAAAATTATCGTATATACTAA